The Podospora bellae-mahoneyi strain CBS 112042 chromosome 7, whole genome shotgun sequence genome includes a window with the following:
- a CDS encoding hypothetical protein (EggNog:ENOG503PR0U), protein MVSQQELDAIVDDHASLKKITLKVTVGVFFALSILSVVARVAIRLKTLRRLSLDDYLLFMAATALTVTTGLLLHSCDRIYLSAALQKDPALAFLISSELLMDLLNHATQQFHTFLILAWTAIFFVKFSFLAFFRQLIWKTRVQRYYWAVVGITIVSYLFFVAEPFILCSEFGIKALSCFSPSKNILYISLTGVVTGLDATTDLMIVSIPIIILYQAKIRTRQKVALGMFLCLSLVMVCIAITRASKIKGAQGIDIPWEFFWQFMEATIAVLMGSLTVFRTLLAFQTNKNSEERKGAAGPSPKSRALFSFHERMRRWREKRAQHSDEESLSDLPQIPSATMSGMRTFIRRNNRDEGLETSAGTVRVLSQNDTLAEKFDASSHHRVAVTPNKQDDHRVDSRQGNGVSWPLPSSGYVLISTEIRQEQLTTERDELHSSHMTSLAGSTVQGDWESTYRESGQPGSVYRDSRQYTYNPQMSR, encoded by the exons ATGGTTTCCCAGCAAGAACTAGATGCGATTGTTGACGACCATGCCAGTCTCAAAAAGATCACTCTTAAA GTCACAGTGGGCGTCTTCTTTGCCTTGTCCATCCTGTCGGTAGTTGCAAGAGTAGCCATCCGCCTCAAGACGCTGAGGCGATTATCTTTGGATGATTATCTCTTGTTTATGGCAGCCACAGCCCTAACGGTGACAACCGGCCTGCTTCTTCACAGCTGCGACCGCATCTATCTCTCGGCCGCGCTCCAAAAAGACCCAGCACTAGCCTTTCTAATTAGTTCGGAGCTCTTGATGGACCTTCTGAATCATGCAACACAGCAGTTTCACaccttcctcatccttgcATGGACCGCAATCTTCTTCGTCAAATTCTCCTTTCTCGCCTTCTTCCGGCAATTGATCTGGAAGACAAGGGTCCAACGCTATTACTGGGCCGTAGTAGGGATCACCATCGTCTCGTACCTTTTCTTTGTGGCAGAGCCATTTATTCTGTGTTCCGAATTTGGGATTAAGGCTC TTTCCTGTTTTTCTCCTTCAAAAAACATCCTCTACATATCTCTGACCGGCGTCGTGACCGGCCTGGACGCAACCACCGACCTCATGATTGTTAGTATCCCAATCATTATTCTCTACCAAGCAAAGATCCGGACCCGACAAAAGGTGGCCCTTGGGATGTTTCTCTGCCTGTCCTTGGTCATGGTGTGTATTGCCATCACAAGGGCCAGCAAAATTAAAGGAGCACAGGGCATCGATATCCCGTGGGAGTTCTTCTGGCAGTTCATGGAAGCCACTATCGCAGTGCTAATGGGCTCGTTGACTGTTTTCCGCACCTTACTCGCATTTCAAACGAACAAGAATTCAGAAGAGCGGAAAGGAGCGGCAGGCCCGAGCCCTAAATCGCGAGCTTTGTTTTCCTTTCACGAACGCATGAGGCGATGGCGGGAAAAAAGGGCACAGCATAGTGACGAGGAGTCTCTCAGCGACCTCCCGCAGATCCCAAGTGCTACTATGTCGGGAATGCGTACCTTTATACGGCGCAATAACCGTGATGAGGGCCTTGAAACTTCGGCTGGCACCGTGAGAGTCCTCTCGCAGAACGACACACTGGCCGAGAAATTCGATGCCTCTTCGCACCACCGTGTCGCTGTGACACCCAACAAGCAAGATGACCATCGCGTCGACTCTCGACAGGGCAACGGGGTATCGTGGCCTTTGCCAAGCTCTGGATATGTGCTCATATCGACTGAAATCAGACAAGAACAGTTAACCACGGAGAGGGACGAGCTACACTCATCCCATATGACCAGCCTGGCTGGTTCAACAGTCCAAGGGGACTGGGAGAGCACTTATCGCGAAAGCGGTCAGCCTGGATCTGTGTATCGGGATAGCCGCCAGTACACCTACAACCCGCAGATGTCGCGATAG
- a CDS encoding hypothetical protein (EggNog:ENOG503P76M; COG:S): protein MRTSAVSLAVFIVGALASPINMDMAHAEQQVAVPAALKIQLRDTECATKRNGDENKYNRHGHMTYYEVGPGACGHDDSGKGYTHNIVAISSALVSGQGAGDACGRRVSIKGHDGKKVTAVVRDKCPSCPPGGIDVSPKVFKELVGSLDVGKTEVSWTFI, encoded by the coding sequence ATGAGGACCTCCGCTGTTTCCTTGGCCGTGTTCATTGTTGGTGCTCTCGCCAGCCCTATCAACATGGACATGGCCCATGCCGAGCAGCAAGTTGCGGTGCCCGCTGCTCTCAAGATCCAGCTCCGGGACACGGAGTGTGCCACCAAACGCAATGGAGACGAAAATAAATACAACCGCCACGGACACATGACGTACTACGAAGTCGGACCTGGTGCCTGTGGTCACGACGACAGTGGCAAGGGTTATACTCACAACATCGTGGCTATTTCATCGGCACTGGTGAGCGGTCAAGGTGCCGGCGATGCTTGTGGCCGCAGGGTTTCCATCAAGGGCCACGATGGCAAGAAGGTCACTGCCGTTGTCCGTGACAAGTGCCCTTCGTGCCCCCCCGGTGGGATCGATGTCAGCCCAAAGGTTTTCAAGGAGCTTGTGGGTAGTTTGGACGTGGGGAAGACTGAAGTGTCATGGACTTTCATTTAG
- the RAD5 gene encoding DNA helicase rad5 (COG:L; EggNog:ENOG503NURH): MDFADSDEPPNKRRRFFSGAQPQEEHATQYANLSSPPPNEFPKTAATSDMNPAVIAFDQPTFESFVGETVSPDIITIIKEHCGDNIERAINLYLDGTWRTLKRKAPPTAPIRPDHKSPTQSNKASPKVPHQTPATFYSMPESRYIGAFGAEGWATRSGAGLVKHGDIVMIERHKIQPPKTKVQSKLTAATAKRNDVIVRFSDRTGREIGRLAKETADWVSTLMDQKICKFEGICVYAPDRLRTNDTVYLQLRCSLLRSCFLGRGFQVADNRDASPFDQGESTEEKSLRLRQVALVKLFQEINLVPTRANSAAAKHRRRELLQAAEMEDKKEKEKPTTRSESQDNPSSSPNSDENEDGQELEQDQLDALYKKAQSFDFNTPEAEPADTFAMTLRPYQKQSLYWMMAKEKDQQNKEHEESMHPLWEEYTWPLKDYDDKDLPQVPDQPAFYINPYSGDLSLEFPRQEQHCLGGILADEMGLGKTIQMLSLIHSHRSDVAVKARQSPPHPVGFVNQLPRLSVINGASIAANAPCTTLVVAPMSLLAQWQSEAEKASKEGTLKSMVYYGAEKNADLLTLCSEANAENAPDLIITSYGVVLSEFTQIASKGGDRATTRGLFSLNFFRVILDEAHNIKNRQAKTSRACYEIMAEHRWALTGTPIVNKLEDLFSLVRFLRVEPWNNFSFWRTFITVPFESKDFVRALDVVQTVLEPLVMRRTKDMKTPDGLPLVPLLPKHVEIVDIELSKAERDVYEYVFTRAKRTFNANVEAGTVMKAFTSIFAQILRLRQSCCHPVLVRHLSANADDEEAAAAADAAAGLADDMDLQALIERFTATTDDAADSNAFGAHVLNQIRDEASNECPICAEEPIIDQTVTGCWHSACKKCLLDYIQYQTDKNELPRCFQCREPINNRDLFEVVRHDDDLDDGRPGDGPRVMLQRLGVNNSSAKIVTLIKKLRELRKGHPTIKSVVFSQFTSFLSLIEPALTQANMHFVRLDGSMSQKARAAVLEEFKESKRFTVLLLSLKAGGVGLNLTMAKRVFMMDPWWSFAIEAQAIDRVHRMGQDDEVKIYRFIAKGSVEERMLKIQERKKFIASSLGMMSDEEKRVQRIEDIRELLS; encoded by the exons ATGGACTTTGCCGACTCAGACGAACCCCCAAACAAAAGACGCCGCTTCTTTTCCGGCGCACAACCTCAAGAAGAACATGCGACTCAATATGCGAACCTCTcgtccccaccaccaaatgAGTTCCCGAAAACTGCTGCTACTTCCGACATGAATCCCGCCGTGATAGCTTTTGACCAACCTACCTTCGAGAGCTTCGTTGGCGAGACCGTCAGCcccgacatcatcaccatcatcaaagaaCATTGCGGGGACAATATCGAGAGGGCAATCAACCTCTATCTTGACGGCACCTGGAGGACCCTGAAAAGGAAGGCCCCGCCAACTGCCCCGATACGACCCGACCACAAGTCCCCCACACAAAGCAACAAAGCCAGTCCGAAGGTGCCTCACCAAACGCCAGCCACATTCTACTCGATGCCTGAATCACGCTATATCGGCGCCTTTGGTGCCGAAGGCTGGGCAACACGAAGTGGCGCTGGTCTTGTGAAGCATGGAGATATAGTCATGATTGAACGTCATAAGATCCAGCCTCCCAAGACCAAAGTACAATCCAAGCTCACGGCCGCTACTGCGAAGAGGAACGATGTGATTGTCCGCTTCTCTGATAGGACTGGTCGAGAGATCGGCCGTCTGGCAAAAGAAACCGCTGATTGGGTCTCGACTTTGATGGACCAAAAGATATGCAAATTCGAGGGCATATGTGTATATGCTCCTGACCGGCTTCGGACAAACGACACTGTTTATCTCCAGCTCAGATGTTCGCTCTTACGGTCTTGTTTTCTTGGAAGGGGGTTCCAAGTCGCCGATAATAGAGATGCCAGTCCGTTCGATCAAGGCGAGTCGACAGAGGAAAAGAGTTTGCGGCTGCGGCAGGTAGCTCTCGTCAAGCTCTTCCAGGAGATCAACCTGGTTCCAACCCGAGCCAAttctgccgccgccaaacaTCGACGTCGAGAACTACTTCAGGCGGCCGAAATGGAGGataagaaagaaaaggaaaaaccaacaacccggTCAGAGTCTCAAGACAACCCATCCTCTTCTCCGAACTCTGACGAGAACGAAGATGGGCAAGAACTTGAGCAAGACCAGCTTGACGCGCTCTACAAGAAAGCCCAGTCATTCGACTTCAATACGCCCGAGGCCGAGCCAGCTGATACCTTTGCCATGACTCTTCGTCCCTATCAAAAACAGTCTCTGTATTGGATGATGGCGAAGGAAAAGGACCAGCAAAACAAGGAGCATGAGGAGTCTATGCATCCTCTTTGGGAAGAGTACACCTGGCCTCTGAAGGACTACGATGATAAAGACCTGCCCCAGGTCCCCGATCAACCTGCATTTTATATCAACCCATACTCGGGAGATTTATCTTTAGAATTCCCGCGTCAAGAACAGCACTGTCTGGGAGGTATTCTGGCTGATGAAATGGGGTTGGGAAAAACGATCCAAATGCTCAGCCTGATTCATTCGCATAGGTCCGATGTGGCAGTGAAAGCACGGcagtctcctcctcacccagtTGGCTTTGTTAATCAGCTTCCCCGTCTGTCCGTCATCAATGGCGCAAGTATCGCAGCCAACGCCCCATGTACGACCCTGGTTGTCGCGCCAATGTCCCTGCTGGCCCAGTGGCAGAGTGAAGCCGAGAAGGCTTCAAAGGAGGGCACCCTGAAGTCCATGGTCTACTATGGAGCCGAGAAAAATGCTGATCTCTTGACCTTATGCTCTGAAGCCAACGCCGAAAATGCTCCGGATCTAATCATCACCAGCtatggtgtggtgttgtcggaATTCACTCAGATTGCATCAAAAGGTGGTGACAGGGCAACCACTCGTGGTCTCTTTTCACTCAACTTCTTCCGGGTTATCTTGGACGAGGCACACAATATCAAGAATCGACAGGCCAAAACTTCAAGAGCTTGTTATGAAATTATGGCGGAGCACAGATGGGCGCTGACGGGCACCCCGATTGTGAACAAGCTAGAGGACCTATTCAGCCTCGTCCGGTTTCTGCGGGTGGAGCCCTGGAAtaacttttctttttggcgTACGTTCATCACGGTGCCATTTGAATCCAAAGATTTTGTGCGGGCCTTGGATGTTGTCCAAACGGTCTTAGAACCCTTGGTGATGAGGCGGACGAAGGACATGAAGACTCCCGACGGTTTACCACTGGTTCCACTTCTGCCGAAACACGTCGAAATTGTCGACATCGAGCTTTCCAAGGCTGAGCGCGACGTGTACGAGTATGTCTTCACCAGGGCCAAGCGCACATTCAATGCCAATGTGGAGGCAGGCACTGTGATGAAGGCTTTTACCAGCATCTTTGCCCAGATTTTACGTCTTAGACAATCCTGTTGTCACCCTGTCCTCGTTCGCCATCTCAGTGCCAATGCAGATGACGAAGaagctgctgccgctgcagACGCGGCTGCCGGATTGGCAGACGATATGGATCTCCAGGCCCTCATCGAACGCTTTACAGCGACGACAGATGATGCCGCCGACTCCAACGCTTTCGGCGCCCATGTGCTGAACCAGATCCGAGACGAGGCGTCCAACGAGTGTCCCATTTGCGCCGAGGAACCGATCATTGACCAAACCGTAACTGGGTGTTGGCATTCCGCTTGCAAAAAGTGCTTGCTTGACTATATCCAGTATCAAACAGACAAGAACGAGTTGCCAAGGTGTTTCCAGTGTCGTGAGCCTATCAACAACCGAGATTTATTCGAGGTTGTCcgtcatgatgatgatctcGATGATGGAAGGCCTGGTGATGGGCCGCGTGTTATGCTGCAGCGCCTCGGGGTCAACAACTCTTCTGCAAAGATTGTGACACTCATCAAGAAACTACGTGAGCTGCGGAAGGGACACCCTACAATTAAGTCCGTCGTCTTCAGTCAGTTCACGTCGTTTCTTTCTCTCATCGAACCAGCTCTCACCCAAGCCAACATGCATTTCGTGCGACTGGATGGTTCAATGAGCCAAAAGGCCCGGGCCGCTGTACTCGAGGAGTTCAAAGAGTCCAAACGATTTACCGTGCTCTTGCTCAGTCTTAAGGCAGGCGGGGTTGGACTGAACCTTACCATGGCAAAAAGGGTGTTTATGATGGACCCTTGGTGGAGTTTCGCAATCGAGGCGCAAGCTATCGACAGAGTACACCGGATGGGTCAAGATGACGAGGTCAAGATTTACCGCTTCATTGCAAAGGGCAgcgtggaggagaggatgctCAAGATacaagaaaggaaaaagttCAT TGCCTCGTCCCTTGGAATGATGTCAGATGAGGAAAAGAGGGTCCAGAGGATTGAAGACATCAGGGAGCTTCTTAGCTAG
- a CDS encoding hypothetical protein (COG:I; EggNog:ENOG503NW5K): MYRSIRTAGHGLKWMAPRWVRECRRGIVTDADVTQSRDYCLNQLKHSDYETYLIRQFVPRSANDAYHALRTLNLELARLPETVSNPTIGRLRIQFWRDTIERVFAGSPPREPIAILLHSAIAQLKSRAGDGSASSLKFWLLRFLKTRERHMENRPFVSLAALEDYSENTYATLMYMTLAFMPMRSVHMDHLASHIGKACGIVATLRGIPVLAAPSTPIQGPSGANLGSTRSPALLLPLDVMADAGLKEEDVFRMGPNAEGLQDAVFHVATRANDHLITAREMLKNLRLGKGPDHDYEHEGEAEHVYSSAAHNVETAGSDIKRGFGVLLEAVAAGDYLKRLENANFDPFKVKKSWKLPWSLWQALRHEQI, encoded by the exons ATGTATCGGTCGATTCGAACTGCTGGCCATGGCCTGAAGTGGATGGCCCCCCGATGGGTTCGAGAATGCCGTCGCGGCATTGTCACAGATGCCGATGTGACTCAGTCCCGCGACTACTGTCTAAACCAGCTCAA ACATAGCGATTATGAGACCTACTTGATACGGCAGTTTGTTCCGCGGTCAGCAAACGATGCATACCATGCGCTCCGGACACTCAATCTCGAGCTTGCTCGGCTTCCCGAAACCgtctccaaccccaccatcgGCCGACTGCGCATCCAGTTCTGGCGTGACACAATCGAGAGGGTCTTTGCTGGAAGCCCGCCTCGAGAACCTATCGCCATCTTGTTGCACAGTGCTATTGCGCAATTGAAGTCCAGGGCTGGGGATGGAAGTGCCAGCTCTCTCAAATTCTGGCTGCTGAGGTTTCTCAAAACAAGGGAACGGCACATGGAGAACAGGCCCTTCGTCAGTTTGGCCGCTCTGGAGGACTATTCCGAGAATACCTACGCGACCTTGATGTACATGACGCTGGCTTTCATGCCCATGCGGTCTGTCCACATGGATCACCTCGCCAGCCATATTGGCAAAGCTTGCGGTATTGTCGCGACACTACGGGGAATTCCAGTGCTCGCGGCACCTTCAACGCCCATCCAGGGTCCCTCAGGGGCCAATCTCGGGAGCACCCGAAGCCCGGCGCTTCTGCTTCCCCTGGATGTCATGGCGGATGCAGGCTTgaaagaggaagatgtcTTTCGAATGGGTCCTAACGCTGAGGGACTTCAGGATGCTGTTTTCCACGTCGCCACGCGTGCCAATGATCATCTTATTACAGCCCGGGAGATGCTCAAGAACCTGAGGTTGGGAAAAGGGCCTGATCACGACTATGAACACGAAGGCGAAGCCGAACATGTGTATTCATCTGCTGCACACAACGTCGAGACTGCTGGTTCCGATATCAAGCGTGGCTTTGGTGTGTTGCTGGAGGCTGTTGCAGCCGGGGATTATCTGAAGCGTTTGGAAAACGCCAACTTTGACCCCTTCAAGGTAAAGAAAAGTTGGAAGCTTCCCTGGTCATTATGGCAGGCGCTTAGGCATGAGCAAATTTGA